One stretch of Daphnia pulicaria isolate SC F1-1A chromosome 8, SC_F0-13Bv2, whole genome shotgun sequence DNA includes these proteins:
- the LOC124312160 gene encoding uncharacterized protein LOC124312160 isoform X1 → MMVSTLRTPCAADQLLIEEVRQHEVLYACPTKSNKDNQLRDTAWQEIADAVGKSVEEAKERWRYMRDKYVKELGRNDKYRATNGGSVAEPPDATSFVGLMSFLNPFIKRKSSNGNRTSSSNENHFEMCINPHDMEGEFQSDDERNNSDGGNMEFVSSVSDDGHHLSNGNGRSMVAIKKELVARGAALSRRQQQQLRREQQNNNNNGDREICALPIEATVESVDVSSHYQPPSKRQRIQPAVHHPEDTTSLFCASIAGMLAELQPYHRERIKRDIYNLVSDALLTELSN, encoded by the exons ATGATGGTGTCCACTCTGCGAACGCCGTGCGCGGCCGATCAGTTGCTCATCGAAGAAGTGCGCCAGCACGAAGTCCTCTACGCCTGCCCGACAAAGTCCAACAAAGACAACCAGCTGCGTGACACGGCCTGGCAAGAAATCGCCGATGCTGTCGGCAAATCTG TTGAAGAAGCCAAGGAGCGATGGAGATACATGAGAGATAAGTACGTCAAGGAGCTGGGTAGAAACGACAAGTACCGCGCCACCAATGGCGGATCCGTCGCCGAACCGCCCGACGCCACTTCCTTCGTCGGACTCATGTCCTTCCTCAATCCCTTCATCAAGCGAAAATCATCAAACGG CAATCGGACGTCCAGCAGCAATGAAAACCATTTCGAAATGTGCATTAACCCGCACGACATGGAAGGCGAGTTCCAGTCGGACGACGAGCGAAATAATTCCGATGGGGGCAACATGGAGTTTGTCAG CAGCGTATCCGACGACGGGCATCACCTGTCCAATGGCAACGGGCGGTCCATGGTGGCCATCAAGAAGGAGCTGGTGGCCAGAGGGGCGGCCCTGTCGCGgaggcagcaacaacagctgaGACGTGAacagcaaaacaacaacaacaatggtgACAGGGAGATTTGCGCTCTGCCCATCGAGGCCACGGTCGAGTCGGTCGATGTCTCCAGTCACTACCAGCCGCCCTCCAAGCGCCAGCGGATCCAGCCGGCAGTCCATCATCCAGAGGACACCACCAGTCTCTTTTGCGCTTCCATCGCCGGAATGCTGGCCGAACTGCAACCCTACCACCGCGAGCGCATCAAGCGCGACATTTACAATCTCGTCTCCGACGCTCTACTCACCGAACTTTCCaactga
- the LOC124312160 gene encoding uncharacterized protein LOC124312160 isoform X2: protein MMVSTLRTPCAADQLLIEEVRQHEVLYACPTKSNKDNQLRDTAWQEIADAVGKSVEEAKERWRYMRDKYVKELGRNDKYRATNGGSVAEPPDATSFVGLMSFLNPFIKRKSSNGNRTSSSNENHFEMCINPHDMEGEFQSDDERNNSDGGNMEFVSVSDDGHHLSNGNGRSMVAIKKELVARGAALSRRQQQQLRREQQNNNNNGDREICALPIEATVESVDVSSHYQPPSKRQRIQPAVHHPEDTTSLFCASIAGMLAELQPYHRERIKRDIYNLVSDALLTELSN from the exons ATGATGGTGTCCACTCTGCGAACGCCGTGCGCGGCCGATCAGTTGCTCATCGAAGAAGTGCGCCAGCACGAAGTCCTCTACGCCTGCCCGACAAAGTCCAACAAAGACAACCAGCTGCGTGACACGGCCTGGCAAGAAATCGCCGATGCTGTCGGCAAATCTG TTGAAGAAGCCAAGGAGCGATGGAGATACATGAGAGATAAGTACGTCAAGGAGCTGGGTAGAAACGACAAGTACCGCGCCACCAATGGCGGATCCGTCGCCGAACCGCCCGACGCCACTTCCTTCGTCGGACTCATGTCCTTCCTCAATCCCTTCATCAAGCGAAAATCATCAAACGG CAATCGGACGTCCAGCAGCAATGAAAACCATTTCGAAATGTGCATTAACCCGCACGACATGGAAGGCGAGTTCCAGTCGGACGACGAGCGAAATAATTCCGATGGGGGCAACATGGAGTTTGTCAG CGTATCCGACGACGGGCATCACCTGTCCAATGGCAACGGGCGGTCCATGGTGGCCATCAAGAAGGAGCTGGTGGCCAGAGGGGCGGCCCTGTCGCGgaggcagcaacaacagctgaGACGTGAacagcaaaacaacaacaacaatggtgACAGGGAGATTTGCGCTCTGCCCATCGAGGCCACGGTCGAGTCGGTCGATGTCTCCAGTCACTACCAGCCGCCCTCCAAGCGCCAGCGGATCCAGCCGGCAGTCCATCATCCAGAGGACACCACCAGTCTCTTTTGCGCTTCCATCGCCGGAATGCTGGCCGAACTGCAACCCTACCACCGCGAGCGCATCAAGCGCGACATTTACAATCTCGTCTCCGACGCTCTACTCACCGAACTTTCCaactga